The stretch of DNA AGCCCCGACCGGCGCCTTGTTCGTGCAGACGGCGATCACTTCGTGCTGGTAGGCTGGGATGTCATAGACGCCGGGCACGATCCCCGCAGCCGCCAAGGGTTCGATCAGCGCGCTCGCCGTGTTGAACGAATAGGCGCCCCCGTCGCCGATCAGCCGCGCCTTCATCCCCAGCACCTTGCCATCAGCGCGGACGGCTGCCTCGAGCTCGATGATCTGCTCCTTCGCGTGCGTTGCGGCGGCGAGGTTCTCCCGCCGGTCCTCGACCCACTTGACCGGTCGCCCGAGAACTTTGCCGAGATAGGCGATGACGACTTCCTCCGGATAGATCGTCATCTTCTGCCCGAAGCCGCCACCGACCTCTGGAGAGATGACGCGCACCTTGTGCTCAGGAATCCCCAGGAACAACGAGAGGAAGAGTCGCAACATATGCGGCATCTGGGTCGAAGAATAGAACGTCAGTTGCCCGCTCGCTCGCTCGTAGACCGAAAGGCAACCGCGTGTCTCCATCGGCGAGGCCACGAACCGGTTAGTGTGGAAGCGTCGCCGGAAAACTCGATCAGCCTGGGCGAAAGCACCTTCGACGTCGCCGAGGGTCGTGACCTTCTGGTAGACGACGTTCGTCCCCAGATCCTCGTGCAGGATGGGAGCATCCGCGGCCATCGCGCGCTCGGCATGCGTCACCGCTGGCAGCGGCTCGTACTCCACTTCGACGAGTTCCGCCGCATCTTCGGCAATGTAGCGATTTTCGGCCACCACGACCGCGACCGCTTCACCGACGAAGCGCACCTTGTCCTTGGCCAACACCGACTGCGGTGTCGGTTTGAGCCCCTCGATCGGGAGGCCACTCGCCAGTGGCGGGAGCGCCGCCACATCCTCAGCTGTGTAGACCGCGATCACTCCCGGCAGCGCCTCCGCTGCACTCGTCTCGATACGTCGGATCCGCGCATGCCCGTATGGCGAGCGCACGAATGCCGCATGCACTGTTCCCGGGATCTGGATATCGGCCAGATAGCGTGCTTCGCCAGTCAGAAAGCGTGGATCCTCCACCCGCTTGACCCGAGCTCCGACCCACTTTCCCCTTGGCAAGATCTGAAGCGTCATCGCTGCGCCCCTCTCATGATCCCCGGCCCGCTTGCATCTGTTCCGCTGCCGCTCGGACAGCCCGGACGATGTTCTGGTATCCCGTGCACCGGCAGAGATTGCCGCTCAAAGCCTCCCGGATCTCCTCCTCGCTCGGGGCTGGGTTCTCCTCGAGCAACGCCACGGCAGTCAGCACCATACCAGGCGTGCAGAACCCGCATTGCAACCCATGATGCTCCCAGAACGCTTGCTGCACCGGGTGCATCGCTTCCCCGGTCGCCAGCCCCTCGATCGTCGTCAGATTCGCCCCATCAGCTTGAGCGGCCAGCACGAGGCACGAGCGCACCGCTGCACCGTCCCACAGCACCGTGCAGCTCCCACAGACCCCGTGCTCGCATCCCAATTTGGTGCCAGTGAGCCCCAGCTGCTCGCGCAGGAAATCGGCGAGCGTCATGCGCGCTTCGACCTCGGCAGAAATCGACCGCCCATTCACGGTCAGCGTGATCGGAACTCGCTGCATCGTGCCCCGCCTCCCCTCGCTCAGAACCCGGCCCGCGCGGCGGCAGCCTCGATCGCTCGTCGCACCACCACGGGCGTGATCTGCCGCCGGTACGTCGCTGACCCATGCACATCGGAAAGCGGCTCGTCGATCGCATCCGCCGCAAGAGCGGCTGCTTCACGCAGCGTCGCGCTGTCCAGGGCTCGCCCGACGAGCGCCTGCTCGACCGCGGTCGCCCGCAACGGTCGCGTCGCCACACCGAAGAGCGCCACGCTCGCCCGACTGCACGTTCCGTCCGGCCCACGCTCCAGCACCGCGACTGCTCCAGCGAGCGCGAAGTCGCCGTGCCGCCGCGCGATCTCCTCGACACCCCAACCCGCGCCAGCCGGTAATGCGGGAAAACGGATCGCGACGAGCAGTTCGCCCTCAGCCAGGGCGGTCGTGAAGGGTCCCAGGAAGAAGTCACGTGCCGGGATCGTCCGCTCGCCTCGTGCGCTGCGGACGACCATCTCCGCATCCACTGCCAGCGCGACCGCCGGGTATTCAGCCGACGGATCGGCATGAGCCAGGCTCCCGCCCAACGTACCCCGATTCCGGATCGAGGGATGCCCCACGTACCGTGTCGCAGCAGCGAGCACCGGCACGTGCTGGGCGACCAGCGGATCACGCTCCAACCGTCGTTGCCGCACCATCGCGCCGATCTCGACCGCACCATTCCGCACGACCAACTCGTCGAGCCCGGCGAGACGACCGAGGTCGACCAAGAGCGCTGGACGCGCCAGCCGCAAGCTCAGCATCGGCACCAGGCTCTGCCCACCAGCGAGTGGCCGGGCATCCGAACCATGCCGCGCCAGCGCCTCGAGCGCCTCACCGAGGGTCCCCGGCCGCTCGTAGGCAAAAGCTGCCGGTTTCATCGCCACCCTCCCCACTCATCCACCGAAAAACACAACACCCGACCCGCTCCTTAACCCGACGAGCCCGAGATAGCACGCTTCTTTCCGGATCCGCGACGATGACAGCCAGCACCACTGTCGGTATGCTAGAGCCCAGACGGTTCGCCTGTCAAGAGGCGAGCCTTTGTAATCTGATACAAAATGGCTTGTCACACGACACAAAAGAAGGGATGCTGTGCGATGTTCCGGAAGATCCTGGTCGCTAACCGCGGCGAGATCGCCCTCCGCGTCATGCGGGCTTGTCGCGAATTGGGCATCCGCACGGTCGCCGTCTATTCGGAGGCCGACGCCCAAGCTCGCCACGTTCGGTACGCCGACGAGGCACGCTGCGTCGGCCCGGCAGCTGCGACCCGCAGTTATCTGAATATCGACGCCATCATCGCCGCTGCGCGCGAAACCGGCGCGGAGGCCATCCACCCTGGCTACGGTTTCCTGGCCGAGAATGCCCAGTTCGCTCGCGCCTGCCGTGATGCTGGTCTCGTTTTCATCGGTCCCTCTCCCGAGGCGATCGCCCTCATGGGCGACAAGGCGGCCGCCCGCAAGCTCGCCGACTCAGCCGGCGTCCCGATCGTCCCGGGTACCCCAGAGACAGTCGGGTCGGAAGAGGCGCTCGCGTTCGCCGATCGGATCGGCTTTCCCCTGATGGTCAAGGCGGCTGCTGGCGGCGGCGGGCGCGGTATCCGCATCGTGCGCGATCGG from Thermomicrobium roseum DSM 5159 encodes:
- a CDS encoding (2Fe-2S)-binding protein, which codes for MQRVPITLTVNGRSISAEVEARMTLADFLREQLGLTGTKLGCEHGVCGSCTVLWDGAAVRSCLVLAAQADGANLTTIEGLATGEAMHPVQQAFWEHHGLQCGFCTPGMVLTAVALLEENPAPSEEEIREALSGNLCRCTGYQNIVRAVRAAAEQMQAGRGS
- a CDS encoding FAD binding domain-containing protein, giving the protein MKPAAFAYERPGTLGEALEALARHGSDARPLAGGQSLVPMLSLRLARPALLVDLGRLAGLDELVVRNGAVEIGAMVRQRRLERDPLVAQHVPVLAAATRYVGHPSIRNRGTLGGSLAHADPSAEYPAVALAVDAEMVVRSARGERTIPARDFFLGPFTTALAEGELLVAIRFPALPAGAGWGVEEIARRHGDFALAGAVAVLERGPDGTCSRASVALFGVATRPLRATAVEQALVGRALDSATLREAAALAADAIDEPLSDVHGSATYRRQITPVVVRRAIEAAAARAGF